The following coding sequences lie in one Rutidosis leptorrhynchoides isolate AG116_Rl617_1_P2 chromosome 4, CSIRO_AGI_Rlap_v1, whole genome shotgun sequence genomic window:
- the LOC139841575 gene encoding uncharacterized protein: MKVLKSCLNKKDFIWTEEAEAAFHDIKRLLNELPTLTAPIAGETLILYLAASAEAISPVLIAEQKGIQMPIYFVNQPIKHILRNPESSGRLAKWAIELGDYEINFSPRHAVKEYEALLSGLRITSEMGIKHLRAYVDSQIVAQQVNGGFEAKDVSMKQYLQLVEKISKNFETLEVVQIPRNKNKKANVLSKLATLTFDHLHKKVLVEDGILPTDVTEARRIRVSAPLYVLENGVLYRKSFSGPNLRCLTPQQAIEWAIDIVGPFPRSVGNAKFLVVAIDFFSKWVEAKVLAWITGENIKKFVWNDIVCRYGLPNEIVSDNGKQFADNPFRSWCEELNIKQTFTSVAHPQANGQVEVTNKEIVDDMKARLGLSQTKWVDEVPHILWAHRTTPKWSTGETPFSLVYGTEAVIPAEICIPTQREGDLVLRDNEASRHEKQGNLGPRWEGPYKIIKANPNGSYTLTAPSGEEIPRTWNAMSLKKFYA, from the exons ATGAAGGTCCTAAAAAGCTGTTTGAACAAAAAGGATTTTATATGGACAGAAGAAGCTGAGGCAGCTTTTCATGATATTAAGCGGCTTTTAAATGAATTGCCTACCTTAACTGCCCCAATAGCTGGAGAAACGCTAATTTTATATTTAGCAGCATCCGCAGAAGCCATTAGTCCAGTTTTAATAGCAGAACAGAAGGGCatacaaatgccaatatattttgTCA ACCAGCCAATAAAACATATTTTGAGAAATCCAGAGTCTTCAGGACGATTAGCAAAATGGGCAATTGAATTAGGGGATTATGAAATAAATTTCTCGCCTCGACATGCAGTTAAAg AATATGAAGCGTTGCTTTCCGGCCTCCGCATAACGTCTGAAATGGGAATAAAACATTTGCgtgcatatgttgattctcaaattgtagCACAGCAAGTTAATGGAGGGTTTGAGGCAAAAGATGTCTCTATGAAACAGTATTTGCAGTTGGTTGagaaaatttcaaaaaattttgAAACCTTGGAAGTTGTGCAGATACCAAGAAATAAGAACAAAAAGGCAAATGTCCTGAGCAAATTAGCAAcattaacatttgatcatttgcatAAGAAAGTTTTAGTGGAG GACGGAATACTGCCAACAGATGTCACGGAAGCAAGACGGATAAGAGTTAGTGCTCCACTTTATGTCCTGGAAAATGGAGTGCTTTATAGAAAATCCTTCAGTGGTCCAAATTTGAGGTGTTTGACACCACAGCAAGCAATCGAG tgggcaattgacatagtaggGCCATTTCCAAGAAGTGTAGGAAATGCGAAGTTTTTGGTGGTTGCAATTGATTTTTTTAgtaaatgggttgaagcaaaggtgTTAGCATGGATAACGGGTGAAAATATAAAAAAGTTTGTATGGAATGATATCGTCTGTAGATATGGTTTGCCAAATGAAATTGTAAGTGATAATGGTAAGCAATTTGCAGATAATCCGTTCAGAAGTTGGTGTGAAGAATTGAATATTAAACAAACATTTACCTCAGTTGCTCACCCACAGGCCAATGGTCAAGTTGAAGTAACCAATAAAGAAATTGTAGACGACATGAAGGCTAGATTGGGATTGAGCCAAACTAAATGGGTAGATGAAGTACCACATATTTTGTGGGCTCACCGTACAACGCCAAAATGGAGCACGGGTGAAACACCATTCAGCTTGGTGTATGGTACTGAGGCAGTAATACCAGCTGAAATCTGTATTCCAACACAAAGG gaaggagatttaGTGTTGAGAGACAATGAAGCAAGCAGACATGAAAAGCAAGGGAATTTAGGACCACGATGGGAAGGTCCCTACAAAATCATAAAGgcaaatcctaatggatcatataCCCTTACAGCGCCCTCCGGCGAAGAAATTCCAAGAACATGGAACGCAATGagcttaaagaaattttatgcgtag